The following proteins are co-located in the Meleagris gallopavo isolate NT-WF06-2002-E0010 breed Aviagen turkey brand Nicholas breeding stock chromosome 13, Turkey_5.1, whole genome shotgun sequence genome:
- the CNEP1R1 gene encoding nuclear envelope phosphatase-regulatory subunit 1 — translation MNSLEQAEDLKAFERRLTEYIACLQPATGRWRMILIVVSVCTATGAWNWLIDPETQKVSFFTSLWNHPFFTISCITLIGLFFAGIHKRVVAPSIIAARCRTVLAEYNMSCDDTGKLILKPRPHVQ, via the exons ATGAACTCACTGGAGCAGGCGGAGG ATCTCAAAGCGTTTGAAAGAAGGCTAACTGAATATATTGCGTGTTTGCAACCAGCTACAGGACGTTGGAGAA TGATTCTAATAGTGGTATCAGTCTGCACAGCAACTGGTGCTTGGAACTGGTTAATAGACCCAGAGACACAAAAG GTGTCGTTTTTCACATCACTTTGGAATCACCCGTTTTTCACAATTAGCTGTATTACTCTAATAGGCTTGTTCTTTGCTGGAATACATAAAAGAGTGGTGGCACCATCAAT TATAGCAGCTCGATGTCGAACAGTTTTGGCAGAATATAACATGTCCTGTGATGAT ACTGGAAAACTAATTTTGAAACCTAGGCCTCATGTTCAATAA